DNA from Rhinatrema bivittatum chromosome 16, aRhiBiv1.1, whole genome shotgun sequence:
TCACCATGCACCCCCATGTCCCGCTGGCTCTGTCCTACCTCACACCTTGCACCCCGACATCCTGCTGGCTTTGTTCTACCTCTCACTGTGCACCCCGACATCCCTCTGCTTCTGTTCTATCTCTCGCCGTGCACCCcaacatccctctggctctgtccTACCTCTCCCCATGCACCCCAccatccctctggctctgtccTACCTCTCGCCATGCACCCCAACATCCTGCTGGCTCTGTCTACCTCTCACCATGCACCCccacatccctctggctctgtccTACCTCTCCCCATGCACCCcaacatccctctggctctgttcTACCTCTCCCCATGCACCCCGACATCCCTCTGTCCTACCTCTCACTATGCACCCcaacatccctctggctctgtccTACCTCTCCCCATGCACCCCgccatccctctggctctgttcTACCTCTCACCATGCACCCCGACATCCTGCTGGCTCTGTTCTACCTCTCACCATGCACCCccacatccctctggctctgtccTACTTCGCCCCATGCACCCcgacatccctctggctctgttcTACCTCTCACCATGCACCCccacatccctctggctctgttcTACCTCTCACCATGCACCCccacatccctctggctctgtccTACTTCGCCCCATGCACCCGGACATCCTTCTGGCTCTGTTCTACCTCTCCCCATGCACCCcgacatccctctggctctgttcTACCTCTCACCATGCACCCCGACATCCTGCTGGCTCTGTTCTACCTCTCACCATGCACCCCCATGTCCCGCTGGCTCTGTCCTACCTCACACCTTGCACCCCGACATCCTGCTGGCTTTGTTCTACCTCTCACTGTGCACCCCGACATCCCTCTGCTTCTGTTCTATCTCTCGCCGTGCACCCcaacatccctctggctctgtccTACCTCTCCCCATGCACCCCAccatccctctggctctgtccTACCTCTCGCCATGCACCCCAACATCCTGCTGGCTCTGTCTACCTCTCACCATGCACCCccacatccctctggctctgtccTACCTCTCCCCATGCACCCcaacatccctctggctctgttcTACCTCTCCCCATGCACCCCGACATCCCTCTGTCCTACCTCTCACTATGCACCCcaacatccctctggctctgtccTACCTCTCCCCATGCACCCCgccatccctctggctctgttcTACCTCTCACCATGCACCCCGACATCCTGCTGGCTATGTTCTACCTCTCACCATGCACCCccacatccctctggctctgtccTACTTCGCCCCATGCACCCcgacatccctctggctctgttcTACCTCTCACCATGCACCCccacatccctctggctctgttcTACCTCTCACCATGCACCCccacatccctctggctctgtccTACCTCTCGCCATGCACCCCAACATCCTGCTGGCTCTGTTCTACCTCTCACCGTGCACCCCGACATCCCTCTGCCTCTGTCCTACCTCTCACCATGCACCCCGACATCCCTCTGTCCTACCTTTCACCATGCACCCCCACGTCCCTCTGGCTCTGTTCTACCTCTCACCATGCACCCCAACATCCTGCTGGCTCTGTTCTACCTCTCACTGTGCACCCCCACATCTCTCTGACTCTGTCCTACCTCTCACCATGCACCCAGACATCCTGCTGGCTCTGTTCTACCTCTCACCGTGCACCCccacatccctctggctctgttcTACGTCTCGCCATTCACCCcgacatccctctggctctgtccTACCTCTCACCATGCACCCCAACATCCTGCTGGCTCTGTCCTACCTCTCACCATGCACCCCGATGTCCCTCTGGCTCTATTCTACCTCTCACCATGCACCCTGACATCCTGCTGGCTCTGTTCTACCTCTCACCATGCACCCCCATGTCCCTCTGGCTCTGTTCTACCTCTCACCGTGCACCCCCACATTCCTCTGGCTCTGTTCTACCTCTCACCGTGCACCCCGACATCCCTCTGGCTTTGTTCTACCTCTCCCCATGCACCCtaacatccctctggctctggtgctttctctccccatgcaccccgacatccctctggctctatcctccctctccccatgcacccAGACTTCCCTCTGGCTCTGGTGTGCTTTGTCACTTTCTATCAGTCTGATATTAAGTTCCAGTTGGGTAGTCCCCTGCCCTTGTCTCTCTTCTTGTATATCCCAGCATTATTTCCTAAAGTTTTTCTGCTTGTGGTTTCTTTCAGGGCTGGTAGCAGCAGAGACCTTGGCTTCATCAGAGGACCTGTATGTTTTCCTGAATTTATGTTTCTCTGCCGAGCAAGGAATGGCAGGAAACATAACCAGCAAAACAGGTAAAGGGAGAGAGCTGCCCCTGGCAGAAAGCCAGATGTGCATTTCATGACCTCACTGTTGCATGGTATCTGGGTGTGATGGCCTCACTGACTGTCATCATGGTTTTGTGACATCGTTTTTCTTGCTGACAATGAAATAATCTGCCCATGTGTTTATTGGTTTTCACAGCTCTGTGTCCAGCGGAGTGAGTCATAGGTGGTCCTGGCCGACTCAGGTATGACGTGCTCAAAGGATTCCCAGAACCTgtccatgtgtgaggattacagCTCCAGTCACACCCTGCACTTAGTGGGTTACAGCGTGCTCTTTCCCTTGGGGCTGGCTCTGAATGCCTTGGCACTCTGGATTTTCCTGCGTTACCTGCACCTTCGCTCTGTGGTCAGCATCTATATGTTCAATCTGGCACTGAGTGATCTGCTCTTCacactttcccttcccctacgCCTCTACTACTACTCCCACCATCACTGGCCCTTCGGGTCCCTGCTCTGCCAGGCCTCCGGATCTCTCTTCCAGATCAATATGTACGGCAGCTGCATCTTCCTCATGTGCATTAATTTAGATCGCTATGTGGCCATCGTACACCCACTGCGCTGGCGCCACCTCCGACGCCCCAAGCTGGCACGCCTGGTCTGTCTAGGCATATGGGCACTCATTTTGATGGGCTCTGTGCCCGCTGCCTTAATCCACAAGTCCAGTGGCTGCCAGTACCAGGGTCAAAACATCTCCCGTTGCTTCGAGGCCTTCTGCGCCTGGGAACACAGCCTTTTCCCACTGATCATCCTGGCTGAAGTCCTGGGTTTCCTAGTGCCACTGTTGTCCGTGGCTTACTGCTCTGCCCGTGTCTTCTGGGAGTTGTGCCGCAACATCGGCTGGTATAGTGACAGCACCGTACAGGTGGGTGGCCGGCGGCAGAAGACAATTCGGCTCCTTGTGGTAAACCTTGTCATCTATACTATCTGCTTTGTCCCTTACAATCTGACACTGGCTGCCTATGGGCTACTGAAGGCACACGTGGTTGAGGCCAGTGCAGAGACTGTGGCCATGGTGCGCAAGGTGTTGGTGGTGACTGTACTACTGGCCAGCATGAACTGTGCCCTGGATCCTCTTGTGTATTATTTTAGCACTGAGGGTTTCCGAAATACATTTAAGGGACTCCGGCGGGGTCCAGTCTGGGATTCTGAGGCCAAGACAGTAAAACCTGGAATAGGAAAAGGCGAGACAAAGGGCTCTGAGACAGGGAAGGTCCTCTGTAGGGACCAGAACTTGCTAGAGGTCAACAAGGCCCTCTTGAATCACCGAATACAGGACTCTTCTGTATAATGGGAGTCTGCATGGTGGGAGGAGGGGCATACGAGGAGTCCATCTCACGGAAGTTTCTATATGACCTAGATCAGTGAGAGACAGAGTAATACAGCCCAGAACAGAAAGAGACTTAAACTGGAGTTACTGGGcctgcatggagagagagagtctgtgatGATGCCAAGTGTCTGACTTTCCTGGCTGAAAACAGGCTTAAACCAGCCAGATACAGACCTGCTCTTAGGATAACATTGAAGATCAGTGTAAGGCAAGTAATCCCACCTACAGGAGCATCTAGAAATGTTACCAGCTAAATCCAGTCACCTCGACACATCTAGCACCTCATTCCTTAGTTAAGTGGTCCGGTCCATCCAACTATCGGCCCCACTGGCCGTCTCCTCAGCGCCTCCCTGGAAGGTTCTTCCAGGCCTCCACTTCCCTTCCTTGAACAAATAAAGCCTCCAATACGCTCCAGTATACTCTCAAGTTTTAATCTGGAACTTCATTCTGCTGTAAAAGCTTTGCTTCTCGTACATCATGAATAGGTACTTAAATAACTCTCCCCTCCTCtaggatatatatatttaggatATTAAATCTCATCTCATAAGCTTTGATGcagaacccacaccattttgggtAGTCCTCCTCTGGGCCGACTCCACTATGTCTATATCCTTCCAGACGtttggcctccagaactggacacaatctCCAGACAAGCTCTCTCCAGCCACCTGGACAATGGCATAATTGCTTCCTTGATTCAACAAGTTAGGCATCTCCTTATGCactccagcatccctctggctctcaTCAATGCCTATTACTCTGTTTATGTACCCTAAGGTTGTCAGCTatgatcaccccaaggtctctagcCTGTTTCCCCTATGCCGACCCACAGCGCTTTATTGATCCCTGGATTACTGTACTCCAAAGCATGATACTGTACTGTTTTACAATAAAACTTATCTGCCAAGCAGTTAATCACTGTTTTAGCATTCTCAAATCAATTCTCATAGTAACATattaacagaaaaagaccaaaccacctataagaacataagaacatgccatgctgggtcagaccaagggtccatcaagcccagcatcctgtttccaacagtggccaatccaggccacaagaacctggcaattacccaaacactaagaagatcccatgctactgatgcaattaatagcagtggctattccctaacgggctgatacagtaaatgtcgtgggagagcaggcgagcgctcgctctcccggcgcatgcacaggccactctcctgtgcgcgcaatttagtattcaaacgagggcccacggtaaaaagaggcgctagggacactagcgcgtccctagcgcctcttttttgacaggagcggcggctgtcagcgagtttgacagccaatgctcaattttgccgacgtcggttctcaaacccgctgacagcaacaggttcggaaaccagacaccggcaaaattgagcgtccggttttcaacctgcgagccacgggctgattttattttatttttttttaatttttaattaatttttactttttggaCCTCCGACCTCCCCTTAATATCTTGGACCTCCGACCTCcccttaatatcgccatgatattaagtcggagggtgcacagaaaagcagtttttactgcttttctgtgcacttccccggtgccggcagaaattaacgcctacttttgggtaggcgctaatttctgaaagtaaaatgtgcggcttggctgcacattttactcactgaatcacgcgggaataattaatagggccatcaacatgcatttgcatgttgcgggcgctattagtttcggggtggggTTGGCCGCGAGTTTTcagcgcgctattaccccttactgaataaggggtaaagctagcacgtcgaaaacacgcgtccaaacgcaggttaacagtgcactctgccaaagcgcactgtactgtatcggcccgttagtaaacttgattaatagccgttagtggacttctcctccaagaacccatccaaacctttttgaacccagctacactaactgcactaaccacatcctctggcaacaaattccagagctttattgtgcgttgagtgaaaaagaattttctacgattagtcttaaatgtgctacttgctaacttcatggaatgccccctagtccttctattatcaaaaagtgtaaataaccgattcacatctatcatAGTAACATAACAGAAAAATACCAAATCATAGCTCATAGTAACAAAATAAAcaacagaaaaaagaccaaatcaCCCTTCATAGTAACAAAATAACAGAAAACGACCAAATCACCCCTCATAATAGCATAATAAATGACAGAAAAATATCAAATCACCcctcatagtaacataataactgAAAAAGACCAAATCACCCCTCATAATAGCATAATAAATGACAGAAAAATATCAAATCACCCCTCATAGTAACATAAAAGCTGAAAAAGACCAAATCACCCCTCATAATAGCATAATAAATGACAGAAAAATATCAAATCACCCCTCACAGTAACATaataacagaaaaagaccaaatcatTCCTCATAATATCGTAATAAATGACAGAAAAACATCAAACCACCCCTCATAATAGcataataaataacataaaaagacCAAATCAACTCTATTAATACCATaataacagaaaaagaccaaatcaCCCTTCATAGtaacataagaaacaaaaagaccacatcacccctcatagtaacataataacagaaaaagaccaaatcaCCCTTCATAGtaacataagaaacaaaaagaccacatcacccctcatagtaacataataacagaaaaagaccaaatcaaCTCCTCATATCACTCCTCATAGAAACATTACCGAAAAAGACCAAGCCACCCCTCATAACAACATAATAAAtgatagaaaaagaccaaatcaCCCCTCATAGTAACATAGATACTACTAAGCCTAGAACAGAGAGCCTGCAGTGATAAAGGTTAGCCTAGAACAGGAAGTCCGCAGTGATAAAGGTGAGCTTAGAACAGGAAGTCTGCAGTGATACTACTGAGTCTAGAAAGGCCTGCAATGATAAAGGTGAGCCTAGAACAGGAAGTCTGCAGTGATACTACTAAGCCTAGAACAGAGAGCCTGCAGTGATAAATGTGAGCCTAGAACCGGAAGTCTGCAGTGATACTACTAAGCCTAGAACAGAGAGCCTGCAGTGATAAAGGTGAGCCTAGAACAGGAAGTCCACAGTGATACTACTAAGCCTAGAACAGAGAGCCTGCAGTGATAAAGGTGAGCCTAGAACAGGAAGTCCACAGTGATACTACTAAGCCTAGAACAGAGAGCCTGCAGTGATAAAGATGAGACCAGAAGAGAGTGAGAACTTGCAGTGATATTATAGAGCCAAGAACAGAGACAGTTTACAATAATATAGCTGAATGGAGACAGCTTGCAGTGACAAAGCTGAGCCTAAAACTGAGACAGGCAGCAATGATAAAGTTCAGGATAGAACAGAGACAAGTTACAATGTTTGACTCCAATCAAGGTATTATAATAGGAACTGACATTACATATTGCTTTACTACGATGAgagtgaagaaaaaataaaaattaaaaatgtggtAATGTTTGAAATTCAGAGTTAAATGTAGTAATGTGATAAAAGAAATATGCTTATATGACAGGGGGGGATCTCATATGGGGGCATCAGTCTGTCTCAGAGAGGGCTGTATCCCTGCTTATGTCCCTGTGGCAGGGGACAGTTTCTGTTTCAGGGAGGGGGTGTATCAGGTTCTGCTGCCTAAGTCGGGGACAGTCTCGAAGAGGGGATGTGTCTGGAGTCTGATGCCATGTCCCAGTGCTGGTGACAGACTGTCTCAGGGTGGGAGTGTATCAGACGTATGCTGCCTGTGTCAGAGGACAATCCTTGTCTCAGGGAGGGGATGTGTCTGATGCCATGTCCCAGTGCTGGTGACAGACTGTCTCAGGGTGGGAGTGTATCAGACGTATGCTGCCTGTGTCAGAGGACAATCCTTGTCTCAGGGAGGGGATGTGTCTGATGCCATGTCCCAGTGCTGGTGACAGACTGTCTCAGGGTGGGAGTGTATCAGACGTATGCTGCCTGTGTCAGAGGACAATCCTTGTCTCGGGGAGGGGATGTGTCTGATGCCATGTCCCAGTGCTGGTGACAGACTGTCTCAGGGTGGGAGTGTATCAGACGTATGCTGCCTGTGTCAGAGGACAATCCTTGTCTCGGGGAGGGGATGTGTCTGATGCCATGTCCCAGTGCTGGTGACAGACTGTCTCAGGGTGGGAGTGTATCAGACGTATGCTGCCTGTGTCAGAGGACAATCCTTGTCTCAGGGAGGGGATGTGTCTGATGCCATGTCCCAGTGCTGGTGACAGACTGTCTCAGGGTGGGAGTGTATCAGATGTATGCTGCTTGTGTCAGAGGACAATCCTTGTCTCAGGGAGGGGATGTGTCTGGTGCCATGTCCCAGTGCTGGTGACAGACTGTCTCAGGGTGGGAGTGTATCAGACGTATGCTGCCTGTGTCAGAGGACAATCCTTGTCTCAGGGAGGGGATGTGTCTGATGCCATGTCCCAGTGCTGGTGACAGACTGTCTCAGGGTGGGAGTGTATCAGACGTATGCTGCCTGTGTCAGAGGACAATCCTTGTCTCAGGGAGGGGATGTGTCTGATGCCATGTCCCAGTGCTGGTGACAGACTGTCTCAGGGTGGGAGTGTATCAGACGTATGCTGCCTGTGTCAGAGGACAATCCTTGTCTTGGGGAGGGGATGTGTCTGATGCCATGTCCCAGTGCTGGTGACAGACTGTCTCAGGGTGGGAGTGTATCAGACGTATGCTGCCTGTGTCAGAGGACAATCCTTGTCTCAGGGAGGGGATGTGTTTGATGCCATGTCCCAGTGCTGGTGACAGACTGTCTCAGGGTGGGAGTGTATCAGACGTATGCTGCCTGTGTCAGAAGACAATCCTTGTCTTGGGGAGGGGATGTGTCTGGAGTCTGATGCCTGTATCTCTGAGCTGGGGGACAGACTGTCTTGGGGAGGGGTGAATCCCCTGCCTGTGTCCCTGTGGAGGGGGCAAGATGTCTGCTGTTCTGGGTTAGAGTGCCATCTAGTGGTCAGATGTGAAACCTCCCGAATCTACTGACAATGCTTTGTCTTTCTGTGTTTCTTTGCATttgtgatgtgtgtgtatgtgtgtacatgtacaCATATGTCTATATACTTTTATCTAGGTGTCACTAAACCTACTACTCTTGATATACTCTAATACTGCTCCGTTCTTAAATTCAATATAGTCAAATGCATTTCTCTGGAATGAACCCTGCAGCTGCAGCACTGGGGAAGAGTAGTGGCGGCTAAGGGAGAATGACATAGTGACTAGGAACAGGTTTGGGATGTTACAGGACATGGTGTAAATCTTTACCTAACATATGAATTTTAATAACAAGAGGTAGAGACATTTCTTTATTAGTACAGGGACCAATATTTTGTTTTACACAGAACACCCAAGTTAGTTCTCCGAGCCCCATGTATTAGATAAGATTTCACTTATTCTGAAACGTCTGCGCCTTCCACCTCTCAAATAAGCACTATTGTGCAGTCTGAGTCAATTGTTTGATTCAAAATGCTGAACAGGAGACCCTGTCTGTCTCTGCATCCTGCTGTCAGTCTGTTTTACACTGCCATGCCTTACCCAAAaggacacacacatgcactgctCTCATAAAACCACACTCGCACACAGCTCACACATACCCATACATCAACATTTATATATTACACATGGCGTTAAATCAAGTTATTCATTTACATTAGTATTTATACACTACTCCAGTTAAACGGGCACCGTAGGATAAGTAGAAGGATACAGTACATCAGGGTAACATCTGCAGAGGCATGGTGCGGGAGAAGGATACAGTACATCAGGGTAACATCTGCAGAGGCATGATGCGGGAGAAGGATACAGTACCTCAGGGTAACATCTGCAGAGGCATGATGCGGGAGAAGGATACAGTACATCAGGGTAACATCTGCAGAGGCATGAAGCGGGAGAAGGATACAGTACCTCAGGGTAACATCTGAGGAGGCATGATGCGGGAGAAGGATACAGTACCTCAGGGTAACATCTGCGGAGGCATGATGCGGGAGAAGGATACAGTACCTCAGGGTAACATCTGCGGAGGCATGATGCGGGAGAAGGATACAGTACATCAGGGTAACATCTGCGGAGGCATGATGCGGGAGAAGGATACAGTACATCAGGGTAACATCTGCGGAGGCATGATGCGGGAGAAGGATACAGTACATCAGGGTAACATCTGCAGAGGCATGATGCGGTAGAAGGATACAGTACCTCAGGGTAACATCTGCAGAGGCATGATGCGGTAGAAGGATACAGTACCTCAGGGTAACATCTGCAGAGGCATGATGCGGGAGAAGGATACAGTACCTCAGGGTAACATCTGCAGAGGCATGATGCGGGAGAAGGATACAGTACCTCAGGGTAACATCTGCAGAGGCATGATGCGGGAGAAGGATACAGTACCTCAGGGTAACATCTGCAGAGGCATGATGCGGTAGAAGGATACAGTACCTCAGGGTAACATCTGCAGAGGCATGATGCGGTAGAAGGATACAGTACATCAGGGTAACATCTGCAGAGGCATGATGCGGGAGAAGGATACAGTACATCAGGGTAACATCTGCAGAGGCATGATGCGGGAGAAGGATACAGTACCTCAGGGTAACATCTGCAGAGGCATGATGCGGGAGAAGGATACAGTACATCAGGGTAACATCTGCAGAGGCATGAAGCGGGAGAAGGATACAGTACCTCAAGGTAACATCTGAGGAGGCATGATGCGGGAGAAGGATACAGTACCTCAGGGTAACATCTGCGGAGGCATGATGCGGGAGAAGGATACAGTACCTCAGGGTAACATCTGCGGAGGCATGATGCGGGAGAAGGATACAGTACATCAGGGTAACATCTGCGGAGGCATGATGCGGGAGAAGGATACAGTACATCAGGGTAACATCTGCAGAGGCATGATGCGGGAGAAGGATACAGTACATCAGGGTAACATCTGCAGAGGCATGATGCGGGAGAAGGATACAGTACATCAGGGTAACATCTGCAGAGGCATGATGCGGTAGAAGGATACAGTACCTCAGGGTAACATCTGCAGAGGCATGATGCGGTAGAAGGATACAGTACCTCAGGGTAACATCTGCAGAGGCATGATGCGGGAGAAGGATACAGTACCTCAGGGTAACATCTGCAGAGGCATGATGCGGGAGAAGGATACAGTACATCAGGGTAACATCTGCAGAGGCATGATGCGGGAGAAGGATACAGTACCTCAGGGTAACATCTGCAGAGGCATGATGCGGGAGAAGGATACAGTACCTCAGGGTAACATCTGCAGAGGCATGATGCGGTAGAAGGATACAGTACATCAGGGTAACATCTGCAGAGGCATGATGCGGTAGAAGGATACAGTACATCAGGGTAACATCTGCAGAGGCATGATGCGGGAGAAGGATACAGTACATCAGGGTAACATCTGCAGAGGCATGATGCGGTAGAAGGATACAGTACCTCAGGGTAACATCTGCAGAGGCATGATGCGGGAGAAGGATACAGTACCTCAGGGTAACATCTGCAGAGGCATGATGCGGGAGAAGGATACAGTACCTCAGGGTAACATCTGCAGAGGCATGATGCGGGAGAAGGATACAGTACCTCAGGGTAACATCTGCAGAGGCATGATGCGGGAGAAGGATACAGTACCTCAGGGTAACATCTGCAGAGGCATGATGCGGGAGAAGGATACAGTACCTCATGGTAACATCTGCAGAGGCATGATGCAGTAGAAATATCAGAGGGGGACTCATGTGTTGTTTGATGTGCCTGCTAAAATAAAGAGTTtgaaaaaattgaatttttaaCCCATGAGTTCTGTGTTTTGCTGGAGAATTTTGAACTTTCAACACTTTATGTGTAAATCTTCAAAGAGTGGTAAAAATCAAGTTAACCCACCTAAGGAGGCCAGGTCCAGGTAAGATTCATGGTCCACATGTTATGGGTATGCACTTCAGGCTTATTTGGaaactccatgcatgcagtgaATTTCCACAAAAGTGTATCTAACTTGTGCCATCTTTCTAAAATGTGTAAGCACACGCATATGTTTAGTCACAAAGAAATCCGATACTGGAACACAACACACATAGGCACCTTCTGTTTCAAAATGCTTTCTTGACTGATTTTGAGAAAAGTGTGTTAGTGAGGACCTAGCTAAACTAAAAGTGGATAAAGCACTGGGGCTGGATGGGTTACATCCAAACGTAGTAAGGAAACTTAGAGacgtcctggcagctccgctggctgacattttcaatgcttctttagagtcggaAGTAGTTCCTGAGGACTGGAGAGGAGTGGATGTGGTTCcttttcacaaaagtggaagtaaggaggaggctggaaactacaggccacttAATCTCTCCTCTGTAAAACAGAGGATAgcgcagtttctggaatccaatggcttataagatccgaggcagcatggttttaccagagatgaATCTTGTGAAAGGAATCTGAACAATTTATTTGTTTGAGTGAGCAGAGAGATGGATCAGGGGAGAATGCTTGGATTTCAGTaacgcctttgacacggttccacatACATAACTGTGAGGGAGTCTACGGGAAATGttctcagaccaccttaagggaccagaTTCAGCCATttggcccagtcctccttaattCCCAAGCCAggaagggattctgggcccagggaggatcccttcagcctGGCATAAGACAGGGCCAGAAGGGTTAGGGAGGccccggggagcaggcaggaaggctGCCACCTGTGATGTCTCTGTGCCACATGAACTTTAGGCTGAGCTGCATCATTTCTTTGTCTTGCTTTGCACTTCATTCTTTCCACTGTAAATACATTGCACAAAAGGAAACAGCAAAagcctgcctccttcttccttctGACATAAATAAGCTGAGCGCACTTCgtattgactgggttagaaattgtaGCATTTGGCCGGACACACTTACCCCTGAGTTTCCGCGATGCAGTGGGGACGCTGCCGTGCTGCCCCTGCACACCTTATCTAAACGGGAGACCCTTCTGCCGCTgtcccc
Protein-coding regions in this window:
- the LPAR5 gene encoding lysophosphatidic acid receptor 5 — its product is MTCSKDSQNLSMCEDYSSSHTLHLVGYSVLFPLGLALNALALWIFLRYLHLRSVVSIYMFNLALSDLLFTLSLPLRLYYYSHHHWPFGSLLCQASGSLFQINMYGSCIFLMCINLDRYVAIVHPLRWRHLRRPKLARLVCLGIWALILMGSVPAALIHKSSGCQYQGQNISRCFEAFCAWEHSLFPLIILAEVLGFLVPLLSVAYCSARVFWELCRNIGWYSDSTVQVGGRRQKTIRLLVVNLVIYTICFVPYNLTLAAYGLLKAHVVEASAETVAMVRKVLVVTVLLASMNCALDPLVYYFSTEGFRNTFKGLRRGPVWDSEAKTVKPGIGKGETKGSETGKVLCRDQNLLEVNKALLNHRIQDSSV